One stretch of Haloterrigena salifodinae DNA includes these proteins:
- the gatA gene encoding Asp-tRNA(Asn)/Glu-tRNA(Gln) amidotransferase subunit GatA produces the protein MSENIYITEERIEGADDGPLSGTTVAVKDNISTEGVRTTCGSKMLAEYVPPYDATVVSRLKEAGATIVGKANMDEFGMGTTNETSHFGSVDNPAAPGRVPGGSSGGSAAAVAAGEADVALGSDTGGSVRCPAAFCGVVGIKPTYGLVSRYGLVAYANSLEQIGPFGETVKDAAQLLDVIAGDDERDATTRELPLEEGETYADAATGDVDGLQIGVPTELLEGADEGVVETFWDAVAELEDRGAEYHEVSLPSVEHAVEAYYVIAMSEASSNLARFDGVRYGHSADAEGNWNETFAQTREEGFGDEVKRRILLGTYALSAGYHDKYYKKAQDARAWVKQDFDEALSEADVLASPTMPVPPFELGESLDDPLQMYLADANTVPVNLADLPAISVPAGETDGLPVGLQLVGPAFGERRLIRAASALA, from the coding sequence ATGTCGGAGAACATCTACATCACCGAGGAGCGAATCGAGGGGGCCGACGACGGGCCGCTTTCGGGAACGACCGTCGCGGTCAAGGACAACATCTCGACCGAGGGCGTCCGGACGACCTGCGGCTCGAAGATGCTCGCCGAGTACGTCCCGCCTTACGACGCGACGGTCGTCTCCCGCCTCAAGGAGGCCGGTGCGACCATCGTCGGGAAGGCTAACATGGACGAGTTCGGGATGGGGACGACCAACGAGACCTCCCACTTCGGCTCGGTCGACAACCCCGCCGCACCCGGTCGCGTTCCCGGCGGCTCCTCCGGCGGTTCGGCGGCCGCGGTCGCCGCCGGCGAGGCCGACGTCGCGCTGGGCTCGGACACCGGCGGCTCGGTCCGCTGTCCCGCCGCCTTCTGCGGTGTCGTCGGGATCAAGCCTACCTACGGGCTGGTCTCCCGGTACGGGCTCGTCGCCTACGCCAACAGCTTAGAGCAGATCGGTCCCTTCGGCGAGACCGTCAAGGACGCCGCGCAGTTGCTCGACGTCATCGCCGGCGACGACGAGCGGGACGCGACGACGCGCGAACTGCCTCTCGAGGAGGGCGAGACCTACGCCGACGCCGCGACGGGCGACGTCGACGGCCTGCAGATCGGCGTCCCAACCGAACTGCTCGAGGGCGCCGACGAGGGCGTCGTTGAGACCTTCTGGGACGCCGTCGCCGAGTTAGAGGACCGCGGCGCGGAGTACCACGAGGTCTCCCTACCCTCCGTCGAACACGCCGTCGAGGCCTACTACGTGATCGCGATGTCCGAGGCTTCCTCCAACCTGGCGCGGTTCGACGGCGTCCGCTACGGCCACTCGGCCGATGCCGAGGGCAACTGGAACGAAACCTTCGCGCAGACCCGCGAGGAAGGGTTCGGCGACGAGGTCAAGCGTCGCATCCTGCTTGGCACCTACGCCCTCTCGGCGGGCTACCACGACAAGTACTACAAGAAGGCCCAGGACGCCCGCGCGTGGGTCAAACAGGATTTCGACGAGGCGCTGTCGGAGGCCGACGTGCTCGCCAGCCCGACGATGCCCGTCCCGCCGTTTGAACTCGGCGAGAGCCTCGACGACCCGCTCCAGATGTACCTCGCCGACGCGAACACGGTTCCGGTCAATCTGGCCGACCTCCCCGCAATCTCGGTGCCGGCCGGCGAGACCGACGGCCTCCCAGTCGGACTCCAGCTGGTCGGCCCCGCGTTCGGCGAACGGCGGCTGATCCGCGCCGCGAGCGCGCTGGCCTGA
- the gatC gene encoding Asp-tRNA(Asn)/Glu-tRNA(Gln) amidotransferase subunit GatC, with translation MSDDAVSPEEVRHVAGLARVDLDDNEVDRFARQFADILEYFETLDEVPEVDREADLTNVMRPDEERDSLDREAALENASETEDGYFKGPNVS, from the coding sequence ATGAGCGACGACGCCGTCAGCCCCGAGGAGGTCCGCCACGTCGCGGGACTCGCTCGCGTCGACCTCGACGACAACGAGGTCGACCGGTTCGCGCGACAGTTCGCGGACATCCTCGAGTACTTCGAGACGCTAGACGAGGTGCCCGAGGTCGACCGCGAGGCCGACCTCACGAACGTGATGCGCCCGGACGAGGAACGCGACTCGCTGGACCGCGAGGCGGCCCTCGAGAACGCCTCGGAGACCGAGGACGGCTACTTCAAAGGACCGAACGTATCCTGA
- a CDS encoding alpha/beta fold hydrolase, with the protein MATMPSTRAGTDAELLSTVDAESTVREVNGVRLHVVAAGDENDPLVVLLHGFPEFWYGWHHQLEPLVEAGYRVLVPDQRGYNLSEKPEALRAYRISECTRDIARLIATEGRDSARVVGHDWGGMVAWDLALRYPSAVDRLAIVNAPHPTVYRQHLLSDPEQLRRSWYAAAIQLPWLPELAFGAADFRLLERALRETAAPGTFTDAELDRYRRAWARPNALTGMLDWYRAAARAPSPPPRERVDAPTTIVWGEDDAALTPSLAVDSDQRCRRSRLELLPETSHWVQHERPTRLTELLLEAFENGA; encoded by the coding sequence ATGGCTACGATGCCGTCGACGCGGGCCGGGACGGACGCGGAGCTATTGTCGACGGTCGACGCGGAATCGACCGTTCGGGAAGTCAACGGGGTCCGGTTGCACGTCGTCGCCGCAGGCGACGAGAACGACCCGCTCGTCGTCTTGTTGCACGGGTTCCCCGAGTTCTGGTACGGTTGGCACCACCAACTCGAGCCGCTCGTCGAGGCCGGCTACCGCGTGCTCGTGCCCGATCAACGAGGGTACAACCTGAGCGAGAAGCCAGAGGCGCTGCGGGCCTATCGAATCAGCGAGTGCACGCGGGATATCGCCCGCCTGATCGCGACGGAGGGACGGGACAGCGCGCGCGTCGTCGGCCACGATTGGGGCGGCATGGTCGCCTGGGATCTCGCGCTTCGGTACCCGTCGGCGGTCGATCGGCTCGCGATCGTCAACGCGCCGCATCCGACGGTCTACCGACAGCACCTGCTGTCGGACCCCGAGCAGTTGCGGCGCAGTTGGTACGCGGCCGCGATCCAGCTTCCGTGGCTGCCCGAACTGGCCTTCGGGGCGGCCGATTTCCGACTGCTCGAGCGCGCGCTCCGGGAGACGGCCGCTCCGGGGACGTTCACCGACGCGGAACTGGACCGGTATCGCCGCGCCTGGGCTCGGCCGAACGCGCTGACCGGGATGCTCGACTGGTACCGGGCGGCCGCTCGCGCTCCCTCGCCGCCGCCTCGAGAGCGGGTCGACGCCCCGACGACGATCGTCTGGGGCGAGGACGACGCCGCGCTGACGCCGTCGCTCGCGGTCGACAGCGACCAACGGTGTCGCCGGAGTCGCCTCGAACTCCTGCCGGAGACGAGCCACTGGGTGCAACACGAACGGCCGACCCGACTGACGGAACTGTTGCTCGAGGCGTTCGAAAACGGCGCGTAG
- a CDS encoding DUF2249 domain-containing protein — translation MQSLATVVDSTDAPSDRPRTVIDVRSLGPPEPLKNTLEKLVELPDETVLVQRNDRVPQFLFPKLDDRGYAYETVEGDEMSDDSEGRSPSSSRTQSGDEVVTVIWRP, via the coding sequence ATGCAATCGCTCGCTACTGTCGTCGATAGCACCGATGCGCCGAGCGATCGACCGCGGACGGTGATCGACGTGCGGTCGCTCGGCCCGCCGGAACCGCTCAAAAACACCCTCGAGAAACTGGTCGAGTTGCCCGACGAGACCGTCCTCGTCCAGCGCAACGACCGCGTCCCGCAGTTCCTCTTCCCAAAACTCGACGACCGCGGCTACGCGTACGAGACCGTCGAGGGCGACGAGATGTCCGATGACAGCGAGGGACGAAGTCCCTCGAGCAGCCGGACGCAGTCCGGCGACGAGGTCGTGACCGTGATCTGGCGGCCGTAA
- a CDS encoding DUF2249 domain-containing protein: MTRLDVRDVPPMNRHPKIHDAFEELEPGEALTIVNDHEPKPLFYEFQAEVDAFDADGYEVERVESDEFVARFPKVEA, translated from the coding sequence ATGACACGACTCGACGTCAGGGACGTGCCGCCGATGAACCGCCACCCCAAGATTCACGACGCCTTCGAGGAACTCGAGCCTGGCGAGGCGCTGACGATCGTCAACGATCACGAGCCGAAGCCGTTGTTCTACGAGTTCCAGGCGGAAGTCGACGCGTTCGACGCCGACGGCTACGAGGTCGAACGCGTCGAGTCCGACGAGTTCGTCGCCCGGTTTCCCAAGGTCGAGGCGTAG
- a CDS encoding DUF2249 domain-containing protein has translation MATDSTASETILDVREIDGPPFDDIVAALEELPADGRLHLIAPFEPKPLYEVLETRGFEHEVERSETSEGASGDAASRETERRDGAWHVVIEHA, from the coding sequence ATGGCAACCGATTCCACTGCTTCCGAGACGATCCTCGACGTCCGCGAGATCGACGGTCCGCCGTTCGACGACATCGTCGCCGCCCTCGAGGAGCTCCCGGCAGATGGCCGACTCCACCTGATCGCGCCCTTCGAACCGAAGCCGCTCTACGAGGTCCTCGAGACCCGCGGGTTCGAGCACGAGGTCGAGCGCAGCGAGACCTCGGAGGGAGCGAGCGGCGATGCCGCGAGCCGCGAAACCGAGCGGCGCGACGGCGCCTGGCACGTCGTTATCGAGCACGCCTAG
- a CDS encoding helix-turn-helix domain-containing protein: MAQATLTITMPEQIWIQQLSTAYPGATFRVLAAVPGSDTGFALVRIAGPDVADIVEDMRGHDQLTELSLAQYSDNEVTVHFETTDPLLLFSSRDSGMPIELPVEIVDGEATIEVTGSRDRLAELAEQLEHFGLQYRIEHVRERLHESQLLSDRQLEVVVAAVEEGYYDTPRESSLTELAEQLDIAKSTCSETLHRAEEAIIKRFVEDLPGVEGDTLEEQLATR; the protein is encoded by the coding sequence ATGGCTCAGGCGACACTCACTATCACGATGCCCGAACAGATCTGGATACAGCAGCTCTCGACGGCGTATCCGGGGGCGACCTTTCGGGTACTGGCGGCCGTTCCCGGCTCCGATACGGGATTCGCGCTTGTCCGCATCGCCGGTCCCGACGTCGCGGACATCGTCGAGGACATGCGCGGCCACGATCAGCTCACCGAACTCTCGCTCGCCCAGTACAGCGACAACGAGGTGACGGTCCACTTCGAGACGACGGACCCCCTGCTACTGTTCTCCTCGCGGGACTCGGGGATGCCGATCGAACTCCCCGTCGAGATCGTCGACGGCGAGGCGACCATCGAGGTGACCGGATCGCGGGATCGGCTGGCCGAACTCGCCGAACAGCTCGAGCACTTCGGGCTGCAGTACCGGATCGAACACGTCCGCGAACGGCTCCACGAGAGCCAACTGCTCTCGGACCGCCAGCTCGAGGTGGTCGTCGCCGCCGTCGAGGAAGGCTACTACGACACCCCTCGAGAGTCCTCGTTGACGGAACTCGCCGAGCAGTTGGATATCGCGAAGTCGACCTGTAGCGAGACCCTCCACCGGGCCGAGGAGGCGATCATCAAGCGATTCGTCGAGGATCTACCGGGCGTCGAGGGGGACACCCTCGAGGAACAGCTCGCGACGCGTTAG
- a CDS encoding cupin domain-containing protein: MTDIDQLTTRTERRRLDDLVETPHAHVFDEPRTVRLELAAGEGVPSHRHPERTIVCHVLEGTLEMRLGDEEYVLEAGEVLRFDGRQEIAPEARTDATALLVLAPRDD, encoded by the coding sequence ATGACCGACATCGATCAACTGACGACGCGGACGGAACGCCGACGCCTCGACGACCTCGTGGAGACGCCCCACGCGCACGTGTTCGACGAGCCACGGACGGTGCGACTCGAACTCGCCGCTGGCGAGGGCGTGCCGTCGCATCGACATCCCGAACGCACGATCGTCTGTCACGTCCTCGAGGGGACCCTCGAGATGCGGCTCGGCGACGAGGAGTACGTGCTCGAGGCGGGAGAGGTACTCAGGTTCGATGGGCGACAGGAGATCGCACCCGAGGCCCGAACCGACGCGACGGCGCTACTCGTGTTGGCGCCCCGAGACGACTAA
- a CDS encoding 4Fe-4S ferredoxin N-terminal domain-containing protein: protein MSTDDESFHPLGQEWEGELENMLDDTEYDTDLGMQMAQDAMRVTKGELSEAEFHEMYHDDVMEEFGEDQRPTQEAFEAAQEEAKGTVSRMLSAFDGDGEESRRDVMKKMGVGAAAVGMGAFGGTIDGKPSLSGEGEGHGGGHSQAEQNEDLQWGMTIDLERCDGCLSCMEACASENDLDQGVNWMYVMAFEDELTSGGSPAPDNIVGGTSDHNMLVRPCQHCTDAPCEKVCPTTARHTRDKDGLVLTDYDVCIGCRYCQVACPYGVNYFQWDEPDVPHEEITGDGVEVDDPKEITHAEYENGTERWVDSRSPRGTMSKCTMCPSMQDGRQGEERVGTTACERACPPNAIQFGNVKDEHSDAYQHGEHPSKSRAIIEISGGVPDPGTIDEQLSDGADLETVLNNEELDLDAEVVSIMKAIGIASEGLGSGDEENNSILEGEETILESLNALEQYVDLESEAALTELRLGDGEEDDANARLREFAGNPSSKFKLLEDIGTHPNITYIGQEPGPEAEQVEGPSEYSDISYERSDGSEVDLVDKRQEILDEGTVGDVGWSL from the coding sequence ATGAGCACGGACGATGAATCTTTCCACCCGCTCGGTCAGGAGTGGGAGGGCGAGCTCGAGAATATGCTCGACGATACCGAGTACGATACGGATCTCGGTATGCAGATGGCCCAGGACGCAATGCGGGTCACGAAGGGCGAGCTCTCCGAAGCCGAATTCCACGAGATGTATCACGACGACGTGATGGAGGAATTCGGCGAGGACCAGCGTCCTACCCAGGAAGCCTTCGAAGCGGCTCAGGAGGAAGCCAAGGGGACCGTCTCCCGCATGCTCTCCGCGTTCGACGGCGACGGCGAGGAGAGTCGCCGGGACGTCATGAAGAAGATGGGCGTCGGTGCGGCCGCCGTCGGAATGGGTGCGTTCGGGGGCACCATCGACGGGAAACCCTCGCTCTCCGGGGAGGGGGAGGGCCACGGTGGCGGCCACTCCCAGGCGGAGCAGAACGAGGACCTGCAGTGGGGGATGACCATCGACCTCGAGCGCTGCGACGGCTGTCTCTCCTGTATGGAGGCCTGCGCCAGCGAGAACGACCTGGACCAGGGCGTCAACTGGATGTACGTCATGGCCTTCGAGGACGAGCTCACGTCCGGCGGCTCTCCGGCACCCGACAACATCGTCGGCGGAACGAGCGACCACAATATGCTCGTCCGGCCGTGCCAGCACTGTACGGACGCCCCCTGTGAGAAGGTGTGTCCGACCACGGCCCGTCACACCCGCGACAAGGACGGGCTGGTGCTGACCGACTACGACGTCTGTATCGGTTGCCGATACTGTCAGGTCGCCTGTCCGTACGGCGTCAACTACTTCCAGTGGGACGAACCCGACGTGCCCCACGAAGAAATCACCGGAGACGGCGTGGAAGTCGACGATCCCAAAGAGATCACCCACGCCGAGTACGAGAACGGCACCGAACGGTGGGTCGACAGCCGCTCGCCCCGAGGCACGATGAGCAAGTGTACGATGTGCCCGTCGATGCAGGACGGCCGACAGGGCGAAGAACGGGTCGGGACGACCGCCTGTGAACGCGCCTGTCCGCCGAACGCGATTCAGTTCGGGAACGTCAAAGACGAACACAGCGACGCCTACCAGCACGGCGAACACCCGAGCAAGAGCCGCGCGATCATCGAGATCAGCGGCGGCGTGCCGGATCCCGGGACGATCGACGAGCAGCTCAGCGACGGTGCCGACTTAGAGACCGTACTCAACAACGAGGAACTCGATCTCGACGCCGAAGTGGTCAGCATCATGAAGGCGATCGGTATCGCCAGCGAGGGGCTCGGATCCGGCGACGAGGAGAACAACAGTATCCTCGAGGGCGAGGAGACGATCCTCGAGTCGCTCAACGCGCTCGAACAGTACGTCGACCTCGAGAGCGAGGCGGCGCTGACGGAACTCCGACTAGGCGACGGCGAAGAGGACGACGCCAACGCTCGACTCCGGGAGTTCGCCGGCAACCCCAGCTCGAAGTTCAAGCTGCTCGAGGACATCGGGACGCACCCGAACATCACGTACATCGGTCAGGAACCCGGTCCGGAAGCCGAGCAGGTCGAAGGGCCGTCGGAGTACAGCGATATCTCCTACGAGCGTTCGGACGGCTCCGAAGTCGATCTGGTCGACAAGCGCCAGGAGATCCTTGACGAGGGGACCGTCGGTGACGTTGGGTGGTCGCTGTGA
- the nrfD gene encoding NrfD/PsrC family molybdoenzyme membrane anchor subunit, with protein sequence MSTKLPTEEDILRPINTLTKKYFILYGIASLALLAFLVGWAYQLQKGLIVTGLGDWGSGGGSTWGLYIGAFIWWVGVAHGGIILSAAVRLLGMDRYMPIARLAEMTTIGGLSAAGFYILVHMGRPDRMVTSVLGHYHITVNNSPLVWDVTVITAYFVLSATYLGLTLRYDVSRLRDDLPDRFEPIYKLMTIGYTEEEDEVIDRMVWWLAAAVIIMAPLLLHGGVIPWLFALLPAMPAWSGGIQGPMFLAIALMSAISGVTIISYSFRRAYDWEHIITDDIFRGLLLWLGFFTLLFLWFQLQSVLNGVFMGPLASQHAAEAKMAHPAYQVAMTMIFGTLVYIFLQGIRPSLFSKKRALLASGIILTGTLTEKVLFVVEGFMDPVFNIYAATPGSYFPSLIEWMSLAGTAGLVALLFLNLSKLVPVVELHAVEHMRGEHGHDEDDEHATEPEVKA encoded by the coding sequence GTGAGCACGAAACTGCCCACGGAGGAGGACATCCTCCGGCCGATCAACACCCTCACGAAGAAGTACTTCATCCTGTACGGGATCGCCTCGCTGGCGCTGCTGGCGTTCCTCGTGGGCTGGGCGTACCAGCTCCAGAAGGGACTGATCGTCACTGGTCTCGGCGACTGGGGGTCCGGCGGCGGTTCGACCTGGGGCCTGTACATCGGGGCGTTCATCTGGTGGGTCGGTGTGGCACACGGCGGGATCATCCTCTCGGCCGCCGTTCGCCTGCTCGGCATGGATCGATACATGCCGATCGCCCGACTCGCGGAGATGACCACGATCGGCGGCCTCTCGGCAGCCGGATTCTACATTCTGGTCCACATGGGTCGTCCGGACCGGATGGTCACGAGCGTGCTGGGTCACTACCACATCACGGTTAACAACTCGCCGCTGGTGTGGGACGTGACCGTCATCACGGCGTACTTCGTGCTGTCGGCGACGTACCTCGGTCTGACGCTTCGCTACGACGTGAGCCGACTGCGCGACGACCTTCCGGACCGCTTCGAGCCGATCTACAAGCTGATGACGATCGGCTACACCGAGGAGGAAGACGAGGTCATCGACCGGATGGTCTGGTGGCTCGCAGCGGCGGTCATCATCATGGCTCCGCTCCTGCTCCACGGCGGCGTCATTCCGTGGCTGTTCGCGCTGCTCCCGGCGATGCCCGCCTGGTCCGGCGGCATTCAGGGGCCGATGTTCCTCGCTATCGCGCTGATGTCGGCGATTAGCGGCGTGACCATCATCTCCTACTCGTTCCGCCGCGCCTACGACTGGGAGCACATTATCACCGACGACATCTTCCGCGGCCTGCTGCTGTGGCTGGGCTTCTTCACCCTGCTGTTCCTGTGGTTCCAGCTCCAGTCCGTCCTCAACGGCGTATTCATGGGGCCGCTCGCGAGCCAACACGCGGCCGAGGCGAAGATGGCGCATCCGGCCTATCAGGTCGCGATGACGATGATCTTCGGCACGCTCGTGTACATCTTCCTGCAGGGAATTCGGCCGTCGCTGTTCAGCAAGAAACGGGCACTCCTCGCCAGCGGGATCATCCTGACGGGAACGCTGACCGAGAAGGTCCTGTTCGTCGTCGAAGGGTTCATGGACCCCGTGTTCAACATCTACGCGGCGACGCCCGGGTCCTACTTCCCGAGTCTGATCGAGTGGATGTCGCTCGCCGGAACGGCTGGTCTAGTCGCACTGCTGTTCCTCAACCTCTCGAAGCTCGTTCCCGTGGTCGAACTCCACGCCGTCGAACACATGCGTGGCGAGCACGGTCACGACGAGGACGATGAACACGCTACGGAACCGGAGGTGAAGGCCTAA
- a CDS encoding Mrp/NBP35 family ATP-binding protein, protein MSITEHELKIKLEDIEDPDLGDDIVSLGLVNDVRIEDETARIDLALNAPYAPAEMELGNRIREVCDEAGLEADLRAHVGEEHGFDDEVLPRVRNVIAVASGKGGVGKTTVAANIAAGLEKRGAMVGLLDADIHGPNIPRILPPESEPGVTPNEDIVPPRSDGVRVISMGMLTEDEDDPAILRGPMVNKFMLKFLEGVEWGRLDYLVVDLPPGTGDATLNLLQSMPVTGAVVVTTPQEMSLDDTRKGIQMFQKHDTPVLGVVENMSSFICPSCGDQHGLFGTEGAQTIVDKYDTPLLGQIPIHPDFGAEGSEGALVKDETSEVQETLADLVADVSDRVGMTNRQRVADNTEGSPDNQLPTETED, encoded by the coding sequence ATGAGCATCACAGAGCACGAACTCAAGATCAAACTCGAGGACATCGAGGATCCGGATCTCGGCGACGATATCGTCTCGCTCGGCCTGGTCAACGACGTCCGTATCGAGGACGAAACGGCGCGGATCGACCTCGCGCTGAACGCGCCCTACGCGCCCGCCGAGATGGAGCTGGGCAACCGGATCCGCGAGGTCTGTGACGAGGCCGGCCTCGAGGCCGATCTGCGAGCCCACGTCGGCGAGGAACATGGCTTCGACGACGAGGTCCTCCCGCGGGTCCGCAACGTCATCGCCGTCGCCTCCGGGAAGGGCGGGGTCGGCAAGACGACGGTCGCCGCCAACATCGCGGCCGGCCTCGAGAAGCGCGGCGCGATGGTCGGTCTGCTCGACGCCGACATCCACGGGCCGAACATCCCGCGGATCCTCCCGCCCGAGAGCGAACCAGGCGTCACGCCCAACGAGGACATCGTCCCGCCCCGCTCGGACGGCGTCCGCGTTATCAGCATGGGCATGCTGACCGAAGACGAGGACGACCCCGCGATCCTCCGCGGCCCGATGGTCAACAAGTTCATGCTGAAGTTCCTCGAGGGCGTCGAGTGGGGTCGCCTTGACTACCTCGTCGTCGACCTGCCGCCGGGGACGGGCGACGCGACGCTGAACCTGCTCCAGTCGATGCCCGTCACCGGTGCGGTCGTCGTCACGACGCCCCAGGAGATGTCTCTGGACGACACCCGAAAGGGGATTCAGATGTTCCAGAAGCACGACACGCCCGTGCTGGGCGTCGTCGAGAACATGAGCTCGTTCATCTGTCCGTCCTGTGGCGACCAGCACGGCCTGTTCGGCACCGAGGGGGCACAGACGATCGTCGACAAGTACGACACGCCGCTGCTCGGTCAGATCCCGATCCACCCCGACTTCGGCGCCGAGGGCAGCGAGGGCGCGCTCGTCAAGGACGAGACGAGCGAGGTACAGGAGACCCTCGCGGACCTCGTCGCGGACGTCTCCGACCGCGTCGGGATGACCAATCGACAGCGGGTCGCCGACAACACTGAGGGCAGTCCGGACAACCAACTCCCGACCGAGACCGAAGACTAA
- a CDS encoding amphi-Trp domain-containing protein gives MAEKTATEQTVTREEAADLVQELARELRDQGPAEVRVGNKMLTLSPTPEVDYGIEVQERSPMLGGPREEITVTLEWEVEEEPAP, from the coding sequence ATGGCTGAGAAAACCGCCACCGAACAAACCGTGACGCGAGAGGAGGCCGCGGACCTCGTTCAGGAACTCGCTCGCGAACTGCGCGACCAGGGCCCCGCCGAGGTACGGGTGGGGAACAAGATGTTGACGCTCTCGCCGACGCCCGAAGTCGACTACGGAATCGAAGTCCAGGAACGATCGCCGATGCTCGGGGGACCCCGGGAGGAGATTACGGTGACCCTCGAGTGGGAGGTCGAAGAAGAGCCCGCGCCGTGA
- a CDS encoding asparagine synthase C-terminal domain-containing protein: MTLCGADSDTVRAALESGVSLPGTSGFAGEFEGTLVRDVLGRVPVYIETDGEAGLETGGRATPSTNDAGEVRETHEWAFEPGALEAPELLPAGTTLDLAGPGAAPERRWTLPDPTPESDPEAALEALSDAIETAAADALAADREIAVAFSGGVDSALVAELLDAPLYVVGFPDSHDVEAARTAADAMGRELTVVDLEPADLERAVPRVAAATGRTNAMDVQIALPLYLVGERVAADGFDALAIGQGADELFGGYEKVVRLDHRVDAETTRAAVREQIASLPDQLPRDVRAIEATGLEPVAPLLHDTVVDAALRLPDSLLADEDERKRALRRVAADYLPEEIVSREKKAVQYGSLVARELDRLARQAGYKRRIDDHVTKYVRSLTPDVEAPEPPTDS; encoded by the coding sequence ATGACGCTGTGCGGCGCCGATTCCGACACCGTCCGCGCAGCCCTCGAGAGCGGCGTTTCCCTCCCCGGGACGAGCGGCTTCGCCGGGGAGTTCGAAGGAACGCTCGTCCGGGATGTCCTCGGCCGCGTGCCGGTCTACATCGAGACCGACGGTGAGGCCGGACTCGAGACCGGCGGACGCGCCACGCCGAGCACGAACGACGCCGGCGAAGTCCGCGAGACCCACGAGTGGGCCTTCGAACCCGGCGCGCTCGAGGCGCCGGAACTCCTGCCGGCGGGAACGACGCTCGATCTCGCTGGCCCTGGCGCCGCGCCCGAGCGCCGCTGGACGCTTCCCGACCCGACGCCCGAGAGCGATCCCGAGGCGGCACTCGAGGCCCTCTCCGACGCGATCGAGACCGCCGCGGCCGACGCGCTCGCCGCCGATCGAGAGATCGCCGTCGCCTTCTCCGGCGGCGTCGACTCGGCGCTGGTCGCCGAACTGCTCGACGCGCCGCTGTACGTCGTCGGCTTCCCCGACAGCCACGACGTCGAGGCCGCCCGGACCGCCGCCGACGCGATGGGACGGGAACTGACCGTCGTCGACCTCGAGCCGGCCGATTTAGAGCGGGCCGTCCCCCGCGTCGCGGCGGCGACCGGGCGCACGAACGCGATGGACGTCCAGATCGCGCTGCCGCTGTACCTGGTCGGCGAGCGCGTCGCGGCCGACGGCTTCGACGCGCTGGCGATCGGCCAGGGTGCCGACGAACTGTTCGGCGGCTACGAGAAGGTCGTCCGCCTCGATCACCGGGTCGACGCCGAGACGACGCGGGCCGCGGTGCGCGAGCAGATCGCCTCCCTGCCCGACCAGCTCCCCCGGGACGTCCGCGCGATCGAGGCGACCGGGCTCGAGCCGGTCGCGCCGCTCTTACATGATACCGTCGTCGACGCGGCGCTACGGCTCCCGGATTCGCTGCTGGCCGACGAGGACGAGCGGAAGCGCGCGCTTCGACGCGTCGCAGCCGACTACCTCCCCGAGGAGATCGTCTCGAGGGAGAAGAAGGCCGTCCAGTACGGGAGCCTCGTCGCCCGCGAACTCGACCGCCTCGCCAGACAGGCTGGCTACAAGCGCCGCATCGACGACCACGTGACGAAGTACGTCCGCTCGCTGACGCCCGACGTCGAGGCGCCCGAACCGCCGACGGACTCCTGA